The DNA window TGGGGCGCGATGCAATTGCAAGCACAGTCACGGCTCACTCCCTCCCTAGTCACCAAAAGTCGCACGAGAAATTTCAAACCTAAACCCCTTACGCAAGGTGAAAGCCGGCGAATCCACGGCGACCTCGCACTGACCGTCCGATGCGAAACGGCGCCACCACTCGCACGCATCACGGTCCATCCACTCCAGTCCACAGCTGGTGGCCCACATGACGGCGAGGTCGGTCTAATCCAACCGGTCCATGTCACGGCGGTGACTAATCGATCAAAGCTTGGGAGCAAATGACATAAGGGAAAGGATGCAAGAGCGAAAAAAGTCATGGGTGGCATGGGGGCGTTGGATGGTGGGTGGCAACGTCACGGTGGTGGAGGCGTTTTCCTTGCCAATATTCCCCGGCCTCCGATCGACGAGAGGGCACGCCCGCGCGCACGAAATGCGGTCGAATCGCACCGGGCGCGCTGAGCACTCGTTGATCTGCCCGGTTGGACGGGGAGCGAGCAGTCCACACTTGCAAGTTGCAGCGAGATATCACGGCGTCGAACGAGAGCCCTCggtgaggaaaaaaaaaatcggccCAGCGCCCCAGTGGGAACTCGGCTTTGCCGCGGTGATAAATGCGCGAGCGCGACGTCGATCGGAAGGACGGGAACGGGTGCTGCACCGGTGCAAGAGAGAAAAGCAGAGCGCGGAggcagccgtcgccgtcgcgggcgGCCGCTTTCGGGGACAAATGGCGGGTCAATCAAGGTAGGCGGCGTCGCACGGCACGGCTCGGCATCGGCATCGGCGTCCACGACGGTTGGCCGAGGCCGAGCCGTGCCTCTAGTATGTGCCCGGTGACTCACCGCCTCCAGAAGATACCGACCCCCGCGGCACCTTTCACGCGCGCGCGACGAGTCTAAACACGTGCCGGGCTCCCATCCCCCCGGGCGCCCGTGCGACTCCTCACGCGCCGGCATGTCACCTCACCGCCACCGGGCACCAGCTCACCGTATCAGCGCCTCCCACCGGATGAGCAGCTTCTGAGCCGGGCAGAACTGCCAGGCACACCGATCACCGCTCTGCGAGTGAATGAATCAGTGATCGATGTGCCACAGTGCCACTCGACCGAATCGCTCGTGATCGAGCACAATGCGGCATTGGAAGCAGCCACCAAACCTGTGCAATTCCGGCGTAATTGGGAGCAGCAactcttatttttattacacgGGGTAATGCAGATATGAACATCCCACTGTCTCCTATACCACAGCTCTGTACATCTACAACATTATATGGAGGTCATAATTTACACGGTTGCAAAACTTAGTTGCTGTTACCGAGTTGTAAGCAGCCAGTGATTGGACTTGACTGAGTACTACTAACTGAACTGTAACTAAAAACCAACCTGAAAAGTAACAAGCTATAGTATGTATACGTGCTTACTGCTCTTGCCCCTCTGCGGCATTACGCCGGCCGGCCTCCGGGTAGGGAAGCGCCGGGCTCGCCACTCCGAGGCGCACGGTTATTGTGTTGGCTATGTCATGTGTACAGTACACTATGTTGATCAGGCGCGGACGCTTGCGCCGAACCTCCTAGAACTCGACGATGAGGCTGCCGAAGGGGGACCGGTGCGGGACGCCCTTGCGGCGCTTGTTGCCGGAGCGGTAGCTGgtggaggtcggcggcggggtcgACGGCGTGAAGCTCTGCACGACGCTGCTCTtgtcgctgctgccgccgctggtGCTCGTGCACGAGTCCTCGGAATCGGACCGCGTGTCCTTGAGCACcgtcctcttcttcctcttgccggcggcggcggcggcgccggcgccgcttcCGGCATGCTTCTTCCTGGGGCGGTACCCGCCGGACGTACCCACAATCTGCAGAGTTAGAAAAGACGCCATTGTCGTTGGCAACAAACTTGGAACGCGCCCAGGGCTTGGCGTGACACGGAATCAACGGCGTTGTTGGGTGCGCTGCGCGCTTATACGTACCTTGCATCCGAGGGAGCAGAAGCGGAAGGAGTCGAGGAGGCTGCGCTCGCAGACCTCGCAGGTGTTGGTGACGCCCTTGCCGGGCCTCGGCTGCGGCCGCTCGTTGAGGAACACCACGCGCGCGCTGTTGATGATGTACGTCTGCACGCCGGTGATGTCCAGCACCTTCTGTATCTCCGACACCCGG is part of the Oryza brachyantha chromosome 2, ObraRS2, whole genome shotgun sequence genome and encodes:
- the LOC102721519 gene encoding protein RGF1 INDUCIBLE TRANSCRIPTION FACTOR 1-like yields the protein MAIDHASPFSLKNRGGMGGGEYDEEVENQRWPPWLKPLLATSFFVQCRIHADAHKSECNMYCLDCMNGALCSLCLGHHREHHAIQIRRSSYHDVIRVSEIQKVLDITGVQTYIINSARVVFLNERPQPRPGKGVTNTCEVCERSLLDSFRFCSLGCKIVGTSGGYRPRKKHAGSGAGAAAAAGKRKKRTVLKDTRSDSEDSCTSTSGGSSDKSSVVQSFTPSTPPPTSTSYRSGNKRRKGVPHRSPFGSLIVEF